From Musa acuminata AAA Group cultivar baxijiao chromosome BXJ3-8, Cavendish_Baxijiao_AAA, whole genome shotgun sequence, one genomic window encodes:
- the LOC103994605 gene encoding protein ORANGE, chloroplastic: MLCSGGIVRPPSKPLVPRHPSWRFAPTSKIQRQQPPAILRWTPKASGDADAAVPSSSSVDTAGPGDLAEKNPAGFCIIEGPETVQDFAKMELQEIQDNIKSRRNKIFLHMEEVRRLRIQQRIKNAELGIFNEKQENELPDFPSFIPFLPPLTPANLKVYYATCFTVIGGIIIFGGLLAPTLELKLGLGGTSYADFIRSMHLPMQLSQVDPIVASFSGGAVGVISALMIVEINNVQQQEQKRCRYCLGTGYLACARCSSTGALVLIQPVATVNDGDQPLSPPRTERCSNCSGSGKVMCPTCLCTGMAMASEHDPRIDPFD, encoded by the exons ATGCTCTGTTCCGGTGGAATAGTGAGACCCCCCTCGAAGCCGCTCGTCCCTCGCCATCCGAGCTGGAGATTCGCTCCGACGAGTAAGATCCAGAGGCAGCAGCCGCCGGCGATCTTGAGGTGGACGCCGAAGGCCTCGGGAGACGCCGATGCTGCTGTCCCTTCTTCCTCCTCGGTCGACACGGCCGGCCCCGGTGATTTGGCCGAGAAAAACCCCGCAGG CTTTTGTATAATCGAAGGACCTGAAACGGTTCAGGATTTTGCAAAAATGGAATTGCAAGAAATCCAAGACAACATCAAAAGTCGTCGAAATAAGATCTTTTTGCACATGGAGGAG GTTCGCAGGCTAAGGATACAACAGAGAATAAAAAATGCTGAACTAGGAATTTTTAACGAGAAACAAGAAAATGAACTTCCTGACTTCCCTTCATTCATACCCTTTCTGCCTCCCTTG ACACCAGCAAATCTGAAGGTGTACTATGCTACATGCTTCACTGTCATTGGGGGGATCATCATCTTTGGTGGCCTTCTTGCACCAACT CTGGAGCTCAAGTTGGGACTAGGGGGAACATCTTATGCAGATTTTATACGTAGTATGCATTTGCCAATGCAACTAAG TCAGGTCGATCCAATAGTAGCATCCTTCTCAGGTGGAGCGGTAGGAGTTATATCAGCTTTAATGATTGTTGAGATCAACAATGTCCAACAACAGGAGCAAAAGCGTTGCAGATACTGTTTAGGCACTG GTTATCTCGCATGTGCTCGCTGTTCAAGCACAGGAGCTCTTGTTTTAATTCAGCCTGTCGCCACAGTCAATGATGGTGATCAGCCTTTATCGCCGCCTCGAACAGAGAGGTGCTCGAATTGTTCAGGTTCAGGGAAG GTTATGTGTCCGACGTGTCTCTGCACAGGGATGGCTATGGCCAGTGAGCATGACCCACGGATCGATCCATTCGATTAG